From a region of the Pongo abelii isolate AG06213 chromosome 9, NHGRI_mPonAbe1-v2.0_pri, whole genome shotgun sequence genome:
- the TMEM25 gene encoding transmembrane protein 25 isoform X14, which yields MGLGERRSLWGRGAWSMSVCECACVQGVVARMLVASAYLRVCACLYCSLESVLGSAPAGCPCVCWVVLCLWALPFVSVPSPLGAGLHLRFRTWSFLFLESKFLEQLLSLPAVTWLTGRPAPFSQQPGAQARATMALPSGPAALRHTLLLLPALLSSGCGELEPQIDGQTWAERALRENERHAFTCRVAGGPGTPRLAWYLDGQLQEANTSRLLSVGGEAFSGGTSTFTVTAHRAQHELNCSLQDPSSGRSANASVILNVQWLLATRVEVPLLGIVVAAGLALGTLVGFSTLVACLVCRKEKKTKGPSRRPSLISSDSNNLKLNNVRLPRENMSLPSNLQLNDLTPDSRVKPADRQMAQNNSRPELLDPEPGGLLTSRGFIRLPMLGYIYRVSSVSSDEIWL from the exons ATGGGATTAGGAGAAAGACGATCCCTTTGGGGGAGGGGCGCGTGgagtatgagtgtgtgtgagtgtgcgtgtgtgcaaGGTGTGGTTGCACGGATGCTCGTTGCTTCTGCGTATCTGCGGGTGTGTGCCTGTTTGTACTGTAGCCTGGAGTCAGTGCTCGGTTCTGCGCCTGCAGGATGCCCATGTGTCTGCTGGGTGGTTCTGTGCCTTTGGGCTTTGCCGTTCGTGTCCGTGCCTTCGCCACTGGGGGCTGGTCTACATTTGCGTTTCCGTACATGGTCCTTTTTGTTTCTGGAGAGTAAATTCCTGGAGCAATTGCTAAGCCTGCCTGCTGTCACCTGGCTGACAGGGAGGCCCGCCCCCTTCTCTCAGCAGCCTGGGGCCCAGGCCCGGGCCACCATGGCGCTGCCTTCGGGCCCAGCCGCCCTCCGGCACACACTGCTGCTCCTGCCAGCCCTTCTGAGCTCAG GTTGTGGGGAGTTGGAGCCACAAATAGATGGTCAGACCTGGGCTGAGCGGGCACTTCGGGAGAATGAACGCCACGCCTTCACCTGCCGGGTGGCAGGGGGGCCTGGCACCCCCAGATTGGCCTGGTATCTGGATGGACAGCTGCAGGAGGCCAACACCTCAAGACTGCTGAGCGTGGGAGGGGAGGCCTTCTCTGGAGGCACCAGCACCTTCACAGTCACAGCCCATCGGGCTCAGCATGAGCTCAACTGCTCCCTGCAGGACCCCAGCAGTGGCCGATCAGCCAACGCCTCTGTCATCCTCAATGTGCAAT GGCTTCTGGCTACCCGGGTGGAAGTGCCACTGCTGGGCATTGTTGTGGCTGCTGGgcttgccctgggcaccctcGTGGGGTTCAGCACCTTGGTGGCCTGCCTGGTctgcagaaaagagaagaaaaccaaaG GCCCCTCCCGGCGCCCATCTCTGATATCAAG TGACTCCAACAACCTAAAACTCAACAACGTGCGCCTGCCACGGGAGAACATGTCCCTACCGTCCAACCTTCAGCTCAATGACCTCACTCCAGATTCCAGAG TGAAACCAGCAGACCGGCAGATGGCTCAGAACAACAGCCGGCCAGAGCTTCTGGACCCAGAGCCCGGCGGCCTCCTCACCAGCCGAG GTTTCATCCGCCTCCCAATGCTGGGCTATATCTATCGAGTGTCCAGCGTGAGCAGTGATGAGATCTGGCTCTGA
- the TMEM25 gene encoding transmembrane protein 25 isoform X18: MGLGERRSLWGRGAWSMSVCECACVQGVVARMLVASAYLRVCACLYCSLESVLGSAPAGCPCVCWVVLCLWALPFVSVPSPLGAGLHLRFRTWSFLFLESKFLEQLLSLPAVTWLTGRPAPFSQQPGAQARATMALPSGPAALRHTLLLLPALLSSGCGELEPQIDGQTWAERALRENERHAFTCRVAGGPGTPRLAWYLDGQLQEANTSRLLSVGGEAFSGGTSTFTVTAHRAQHELNCSLQDPSSGRSANASVILNVQCPSRRPSLISSDSNNLKLNNVRLPRENMSLPSNLQLNDLTPDSRVKPADRQMAQNNSRPELLDPEPGGLLTSRGFIRLPMLGYIYRVSSVSSDEIWL, from the exons ATGGGATTAGGAGAAAGACGATCCCTTTGGGGGAGGGGCGCGTGgagtatgagtgtgtgtgagtgtgcgtgtgtgcaaGGTGTGGTTGCACGGATGCTCGTTGCTTCTGCGTATCTGCGGGTGTGTGCCTGTTTGTACTGTAGCCTGGAGTCAGTGCTCGGTTCTGCGCCTGCAGGATGCCCATGTGTCTGCTGGGTGGTTCTGTGCCTTTGGGCTTTGCCGTTCGTGTCCGTGCCTTCGCCACTGGGGGCTGGTCTACATTTGCGTTTCCGTACATGGTCCTTTTTGTTTCTGGAGAGTAAATTCCTGGAGCAATTGCTAAGCCTGCCTGCTGTCACCTGGCTGACAGGGAGGCCCGCCCCCTTCTCTCAGCAGCCTGGGGCCCAGGCCCGGGCCACCATGGCGCTGCCTTCGGGCCCAGCCGCCCTCCGGCACACACTGCTGCTCCTGCCAGCCCTTCTGAGCTCAG GTTGTGGGGAGTTGGAGCCACAAATAGATGGTCAGACCTGGGCTGAGCGGGCACTTCGGGAGAATGAACGCCACGCCTTCACCTGCCGGGTGGCAGGGGGGCCTGGCACCCCCAGATTGGCCTGGTATCTGGATGGACAGCTGCAGGAGGCCAACACCTCAAGACTGCTGAGCGTGGGAGGGGAGGCCTTCTCTGGAGGCACCAGCACCTTCACAGTCACAGCCCATCGGGCTCAGCATGAGCTCAACTGCTCCCTGCAGGACCCCAGCAGTGGCCGATCAGCCAACGCCTCTGTCATCCTCAATGTGCAAT GCCCCTCCCGGCGCCCATCTCTGATATCAAG TGACTCCAACAACCTAAAACTCAACAACGTGCGCCTGCCACGGGAGAACATGTCCCTACCGTCCAACCTTCAGCTCAATGACCTCACTCCAGATTCCAGAG TGAAACCAGCAGACCGGCAGATGGCTCAGAACAACAGCCGGCCAGAGCTTCTGGACCCAGAGCCCGGCGGCCTCCTCACCAGCCGAG GTTTCATCCGCCTCCCAATGCTGGGCTATATCTATCGAGTGTCCAGCGTGAGCAGTGATGAGATCTGGCTCTGA
- the TMEM25 gene encoding transmembrane protein 25 isoform X7: MGLGERRSLWGRGAWSMSVCECACVQGVVARMLVASAYLRVCACLYCSLESVLGSAPAGCPCVCWVVLCLWALPFVSVPSPLGAGLHLRFRTWSFLFLESKFLEQLLSLPAVTWLTGRPAPFSQQPGAQARATMALPSGPAALRHTLLLLPALLSSGCGELEPQIDGQTWAERALRENERHAFTCRVAGGPGTPRLAWYLDGQLQEANTSRLLSVGGEAFSGGTSTFTVTAHRAQHELNCSLQDPSSGRSANASVILNVQFKPEIAQVGAKYQEAQGPGLLVVLFALVRANPPANVTWIDQDGPVTVNTSDFLVLDAQNYPWLTNHTVQLQLRSLAHNLSVVATNDVGVTSASLPAPGPSRRPSLISSDSNNLKLNNVRLPRENMSLPSNLQLNDLTPDSRAVKPADRQMAQNNSRPELLDPEPGGLLTSRGFIRLPMLGYIYRVSSVSSDEIWL, encoded by the exons ATGGGATTAGGAGAAAGACGATCCCTTTGGGGGAGGGGCGCGTGgagtatgagtgtgtgtgagtgtgcgtgtgtgcaaGGTGTGGTTGCACGGATGCTCGTTGCTTCTGCGTATCTGCGGGTGTGTGCCTGTTTGTACTGTAGCCTGGAGTCAGTGCTCGGTTCTGCGCCTGCAGGATGCCCATGTGTCTGCTGGGTGGTTCTGTGCCTTTGGGCTTTGCCGTTCGTGTCCGTGCCTTCGCCACTGGGGGCTGGTCTACATTTGCGTTTCCGTACATGGTCCTTTTTGTTTCTGGAGAGTAAATTCCTGGAGCAATTGCTAAGCCTGCCTGCTGTCACCTGGCTGACAGGGAGGCCCGCCCCCTTCTCTCAGCAGCCTGGGGCCCAGGCCCGGGCCACCATGGCGCTGCCTTCGGGCCCAGCCGCCCTCCGGCACACACTGCTGCTCCTGCCAGCCCTTCTGAGCTCAG GTTGTGGGGAGTTGGAGCCACAAATAGATGGTCAGACCTGGGCTGAGCGGGCACTTCGGGAGAATGAACGCCACGCCTTCACCTGCCGGGTGGCAGGGGGGCCTGGCACCCCCAGATTGGCCTGGTATCTGGATGGACAGCTGCAGGAGGCCAACACCTCAAGACTGCTGAGCGTGGGAGGGGAGGCCTTCTCTGGAGGCACCAGCACCTTCACAGTCACAGCCCATCGGGCTCAGCATGAGCTCAACTGCTCCCTGCAGGACCCCAGCAGTGGCCGATCAGCCAACGCCTCTGTCATCCTCAATGTGCAAT TCAAGCCAGAGATTGCCCAAGTCGGTGCCAAGTACCAGGAAGCTCAGGGCCCAGGCCTCCTGGTTGTCCTGTTTGCCCTGGTGCGTGCCAACCCGCCTGCCAATGTCACCTGGATCGACCAGGATGGGCCAGTGACTGTCAACACCTCTGACTTCCTGGTGCTGGATGCGCAGAACTACCCCTGGCTCACCAACCATACGGTGCAGCTGCAGCTCCGCAGCCTGGCACACAATCTCTCGGTGGTGGCCACCAATGACGTGGGTGTCACCAGTGCCTCGCTTCCAGCCCCAG GCCCCTCCCGGCGCCCATCTCTGATATCAAG TGACTCCAACAACCTAAAACTCAACAACGTGCGCCTGCCACGGGAGAACATGTCCCTACCGTCCAACCTTCAGCTCAATGACCTCACTCCAGATTCCAGAG CAGTGAAACCAGCAGACCGGCAGATGGCTCAGAACAACAGCCGGCCAGAGCTTCTGGACCCAGAGCCCGGCGGCCTCCTCACCAGCCGAG GTTTCATCCGCCTCCCAATGCTGGGCTATATCTATCGAGTGTCCAGCGTGAGCAGTGATGAGATCTGGCTCTGA
- the TMEM25 gene encoding transmembrane protein 25 isoform X8: MGLGERRSLWGRGAWSMSVCECACVQGVVARMLVASAYLRVCACLYCSLESVLGSAPAGCPCVCWVVLCLWALPFVSVPSPLGAGLHLRFRTWSFLFLESKFLEQLLSLPAVTWLTGRPAPFSQQPGAQARATMALPSGPAALRHTLLLLPALLSSGCGELEPQIDGQTWAERALRENERHAFTCRVAGGPGTPRLAWYLDGQLQEANTSRLLSVGGEAFSGGTSTFTVTAHRAQHELNCSLQDPSSGRSANASVILNVQFKPEIAQVGAKYQEAQGPGLLVVLFALVRANPPANVTWIDQDGPVTVNTSDFLVLDAQNYPWLTNHTVQLQLRSLAHNLSVVATNDVGVTSASLPAPGPSRRPSLISSDSNNLKLNNVRLPRENMSLPSNLQLNDLTPDSRVKPADRQMAQNNSRPELLDPEPGGLLTSRGFIRLPMLGYIYRVSSVSSDEIWL, translated from the exons ATGGGATTAGGAGAAAGACGATCCCTTTGGGGGAGGGGCGCGTGgagtatgagtgtgtgtgagtgtgcgtgtgtgcaaGGTGTGGTTGCACGGATGCTCGTTGCTTCTGCGTATCTGCGGGTGTGTGCCTGTTTGTACTGTAGCCTGGAGTCAGTGCTCGGTTCTGCGCCTGCAGGATGCCCATGTGTCTGCTGGGTGGTTCTGTGCCTTTGGGCTTTGCCGTTCGTGTCCGTGCCTTCGCCACTGGGGGCTGGTCTACATTTGCGTTTCCGTACATGGTCCTTTTTGTTTCTGGAGAGTAAATTCCTGGAGCAATTGCTAAGCCTGCCTGCTGTCACCTGGCTGACAGGGAGGCCCGCCCCCTTCTCTCAGCAGCCTGGGGCCCAGGCCCGGGCCACCATGGCGCTGCCTTCGGGCCCAGCCGCCCTCCGGCACACACTGCTGCTCCTGCCAGCCCTTCTGAGCTCAG GTTGTGGGGAGTTGGAGCCACAAATAGATGGTCAGACCTGGGCTGAGCGGGCACTTCGGGAGAATGAACGCCACGCCTTCACCTGCCGGGTGGCAGGGGGGCCTGGCACCCCCAGATTGGCCTGGTATCTGGATGGACAGCTGCAGGAGGCCAACACCTCAAGACTGCTGAGCGTGGGAGGGGAGGCCTTCTCTGGAGGCACCAGCACCTTCACAGTCACAGCCCATCGGGCTCAGCATGAGCTCAACTGCTCCCTGCAGGACCCCAGCAGTGGCCGATCAGCCAACGCCTCTGTCATCCTCAATGTGCAAT TCAAGCCAGAGATTGCCCAAGTCGGTGCCAAGTACCAGGAAGCTCAGGGCCCAGGCCTCCTGGTTGTCCTGTTTGCCCTGGTGCGTGCCAACCCGCCTGCCAATGTCACCTGGATCGACCAGGATGGGCCAGTGACTGTCAACACCTCTGACTTCCTGGTGCTGGATGCGCAGAACTACCCCTGGCTCACCAACCATACGGTGCAGCTGCAGCTCCGCAGCCTGGCACACAATCTCTCGGTGGTGGCCACCAATGACGTGGGTGTCACCAGTGCCTCGCTTCCAGCCCCAG GCCCCTCCCGGCGCCCATCTCTGATATCAAG TGACTCCAACAACCTAAAACTCAACAACGTGCGCCTGCCACGGGAGAACATGTCCCTACCGTCCAACCTTCAGCTCAATGACCTCACTCCAGATTCCAGAG TGAAACCAGCAGACCGGCAGATGGCTCAGAACAACAGCCGGCCAGAGCTTCTGGACCCAGAGCCCGGCGGCCTCCTCACCAGCCGAG GTTTCATCCGCCTCCCAATGCTGGGCTATATCTATCGAGTGTCCAGCGTGAGCAGTGATGAGATCTGGCTCTGA
- the TMEM25 gene encoding transmembrane protein 25 isoform X22, whose amino-acid sequence MGLGERRSLWGRGAWSMSVCECACVQGVVARMLVASAYLRVCACLYCSLESVLGSAPAGCPCVCWVVLCLWALPFVSVPSPLGAGLHLRFRTWSFLFLESKFLEQLLSLPAVTWLTGRPAPFSQQPGAQARATMALPSGPAALRHTLLLLPALLSSGCGELEPQIDGQTWAERALRENERHAFTCRVAGGPGTPRLAWYLDGQLQEANTSRLLSVGGEAFSGGTSTFTVTAHRAQHELNCSLQDPSSGRSANASVILNVQFKPEIAQVGAKYQEAQGPGLLVVLFALVRANPPANVTWIDQDGPVTVNTSDFLVLDAQNYPWLTNHTVQLQLRSLAHNLSVVATNDVGVTSASLPAPGLLATRVEVPLLGIVVAAGLALGTLVGFSTLVACLVCRKEKKTKGPSRRPSLISSDSNNLKLNNVRLPRENMSLPSNLQLNDLTPDSRVKPADRQMAQNNSRPELLDPEPGGLLTSRACLLHHGTPALTNPWLLHEQEGALPGGWSPQAHNSTVWKL is encoded by the exons ATGGGATTAGGAGAAAGACGATCCCTTTGGGGGAGGGGCGCGTGgagtatgagtgtgtgtgagtgtgcgtgtgtgcaaGGTGTGGTTGCACGGATGCTCGTTGCTTCTGCGTATCTGCGGGTGTGTGCCTGTTTGTACTGTAGCCTGGAGTCAGTGCTCGGTTCTGCGCCTGCAGGATGCCCATGTGTCTGCTGGGTGGTTCTGTGCCTTTGGGCTTTGCCGTTCGTGTCCGTGCCTTCGCCACTGGGGGCTGGTCTACATTTGCGTTTCCGTACATGGTCCTTTTTGTTTCTGGAGAGTAAATTCCTGGAGCAATTGCTAAGCCTGCCTGCTGTCACCTGGCTGACAGGGAGGCCCGCCCCCTTCTCTCAGCAGCCTGGGGCCCAGGCCCGGGCCACCATGGCGCTGCCTTCGGGCCCAGCCGCCCTCCGGCACACACTGCTGCTCCTGCCAGCCCTTCTGAGCTCAG GTTGTGGGGAGTTGGAGCCACAAATAGATGGTCAGACCTGGGCTGAGCGGGCACTTCGGGAGAATGAACGCCACGCCTTCACCTGCCGGGTGGCAGGGGGGCCTGGCACCCCCAGATTGGCCTGGTATCTGGATGGACAGCTGCAGGAGGCCAACACCTCAAGACTGCTGAGCGTGGGAGGGGAGGCCTTCTCTGGAGGCACCAGCACCTTCACAGTCACAGCCCATCGGGCTCAGCATGAGCTCAACTGCTCCCTGCAGGACCCCAGCAGTGGCCGATCAGCCAACGCCTCTGTCATCCTCAATGTGCAAT TCAAGCCAGAGATTGCCCAAGTCGGTGCCAAGTACCAGGAAGCTCAGGGCCCAGGCCTCCTGGTTGTCCTGTTTGCCCTGGTGCGTGCCAACCCGCCTGCCAATGTCACCTGGATCGACCAGGATGGGCCAGTGACTGTCAACACCTCTGACTTCCTGGTGCTGGATGCGCAGAACTACCCCTGGCTCACCAACCATACGGTGCAGCTGCAGCTCCGCAGCCTGGCACACAATCTCTCGGTGGTGGCCACCAATGACGTGGGTGTCACCAGTGCCTCGCTTCCAGCCCCAG GGCTTCTGGCTACCCGGGTGGAAGTGCCACTGCTGGGCATTGTTGTGGCTGCTGGgcttgccctgggcaccctcGTGGGGTTCAGCACCTTGGTGGCCTGCCTGGTctgcagaaaagagaagaaaaccaaaG GCCCCTCCCGGCGCCCATCTCTGATATCAAG TGACTCCAACAACCTAAAACTCAACAACGTGCGCCTGCCACGGGAGAACATGTCCCTACCGTCCAACCTTCAGCTCAATGACCTCACTCCAGATTCCAGAG TGAAACCAGCAGACCGGCAGATGGCTCAGAACAACAGCCGGCCAGAGCTTCTGGACCCAGAGCCCGGCGGCCTCCTCACCAGCCGAG CATGTCTCCTCCACCACGGGACCCCAGCCCTGACCAACCCATGGTTGCTTCATGAGCAGGAAGGTGCCCTTCCCGGAGGATGGTCACCACAGGCACATAATTCAACAGTGTGGAAGCTTTAG
- the TMEM25 gene encoding transmembrane protein 25 isoform X5, protein MGLGERRSLWGRGAWSMSVCECACVQGVVARMLVASAYLRVCACLYCSLESVLGSAPAGCPCVCWVVLCLWALPFVSVPSPLGAGLHLRFRTWSFLFLESKFLEQLLSLPAVTWLTGRPAPFSQQPGAQARATMALPSGPAALRHTLLLLPALLSSGCGELEPQIDGQTWAERALRENERHAFTCRVAGGPGTPRLAWYLDGQLQEANTSRLLSVGGEAFSGGTSTFTVTAHRAQHELNCSLQDPSSGRSANASVILNVQFKPEIAQVGAKYQEAQGPGLLVVLFALVRANPPANVTWIDQDGPVTVNTSDFLVLDAQNYPWLTNHTVQLQLRSLAHNLSVVATNDVGVTSASLPAPGLLATRVEVPLLGIVVAAGLALGTLVGFSTLVACLVCRKEKKTKGPSRRPSLISSDSNNLKLNNVRLPRENMSLPSNLQLNDLTPDSRVKPADRQMAQNNSRPELLDPEPGGLLTSRGFIRLPMLGYIYRVSSVSSDEIWL, encoded by the exons ATGGGATTAGGAGAAAGACGATCCCTTTGGGGGAGGGGCGCGTGgagtatgagtgtgtgtgagtgtgcgtgtgtgcaaGGTGTGGTTGCACGGATGCTCGTTGCTTCTGCGTATCTGCGGGTGTGTGCCTGTTTGTACTGTAGCCTGGAGTCAGTGCTCGGTTCTGCGCCTGCAGGATGCCCATGTGTCTGCTGGGTGGTTCTGTGCCTTTGGGCTTTGCCGTTCGTGTCCGTGCCTTCGCCACTGGGGGCTGGTCTACATTTGCGTTTCCGTACATGGTCCTTTTTGTTTCTGGAGAGTAAATTCCTGGAGCAATTGCTAAGCCTGCCTGCTGTCACCTGGCTGACAGGGAGGCCCGCCCCCTTCTCTCAGCAGCCTGGGGCCCAGGCCCGGGCCACCATGGCGCTGCCTTCGGGCCCAGCCGCCCTCCGGCACACACTGCTGCTCCTGCCAGCCCTTCTGAGCTCAG GTTGTGGGGAGTTGGAGCCACAAATAGATGGTCAGACCTGGGCTGAGCGGGCACTTCGGGAGAATGAACGCCACGCCTTCACCTGCCGGGTGGCAGGGGGGCCTGGCACCCCCAGATTGGCCTGGTATCTGGATGGACAGCTGCAGGAGGCCAACACCTCAAGACTGCTGAGCGTGGGAGGGGAGGCCTTCTCTGGAGGCACCAGCACCTTCACAGTCACAGCCCATCGGGCTCAGCATGAGCTCAACTGCTCCCTGCAGGACCCCAGCAGTGGCCGATCAGCCAACGCCTCTGTCATCCTCAATGTGCAAT TCAAGCCAGAGATTGCCCAAGTCGGTGCCAAGTACCAGGAAGCTCAGGGCCCAGGCCTCCTGGTTGTCCTGTTTGCCCTGGTGCGTGCCAACCCGCCTGCCAATGTCACCTGGATCGACCAGGATGGGCCAGTGACTGTCAACACCTCTGACTTCCTGGTGCTGGATGCGCAGAACTACCCCTGGCTCACCAACCATACGGTGCAGCTGCAGCTCCGCAGCCTGGCACACAATCTCTCGGTGGTGGCCACCAATGACGTGGGTGTCACCAGTGCCTCGCTTCCAGCCCCAG GGCTTCTGGCTACCCGGGTGGAAGTGCCACTGCTGGGCATTGTTGTGGCTGCTGGgcttgccctgggcaccctcGTGGGGTTCAGCACCTTGGTGGCCTGCCTGGTctgcagaaaagagaagaaaaccaaaG GCCCCTCCCGGCGCCCATCTCTGATATCAAG TGACTCCAACAACCTAAAACTCAACAACGTGCGCCTGCCACGGGAGAACATGTCCCTACCGTCCAACCTTCAGCTCAATGACCTCACTCCAGATTCCAGAG TGAAACCAGCAGACCGGCAGATGGCTCAGAACAACAGCCGGCCAGAGCTTCTGGACCCAGAGCCCGGCGGCCTCCTCACCAGCCGAG GTTTCATCCGCCTCCCAATGCTGGGCTATATCTATCGAGTGTCCAGCGTGAGCAGTGATGAGATCTGGCTCTGA
- the TMEM25 gene encoding transmembrane protein 25 isoform X12 produces MGLGERRSLWGRGAWSMSVCECACVQGVVARMLVASAYLRVCACLYCSLESVLGSAPAGCPCVCWVVLCLWALPFVSVPSPLGAGLHLRFRTWSFLFLESKFLEQLLSLPAVTWLTGRPAPFSQQPGAQARATMALPSGPAALRHTLLLLPALLSSGCGELEPQIDGQTWAERALRENERHAFTCRVAGGPGTPRLAWYLDGQLQEANTSRLLSVGGEAFSGGTSTFTVTAHRAQHELNCSLQDPSSGRSANASVILNVQWLLATRVEVPLLGIVVAAGLALGTLVGFSTLVACLVCRKEKKTKGPSRRPSLISSDSNNLKLNNVRLPRENMSLPSNLQLNDLTPDSRAVKPADRQMAQNNSRPELLDPEPGGLLTSRGFIRLPMLGYIYRVSSVSSDEIWL; encoded by the exons ATGGGATTAGGAGAAAGACGATCCCTTTGGGGGAGGGGCGCGTGgagtatgagtgtgtgtgagtgtgcgtgtgtgcaaGGTGTGGTTGCACGGATGCTCGTTGCTTCTGCGTATCTGCGGGTGTGTGCCTGTTTGTACTGTAGCCTGGAGTCAGTGCTCGGTTCTGCGCCTGCAGGATGCCCATGTGTCTGCTGGGTGGTTCTGTGCCTTTGGGCTTTGCCGTTCGTGTCCGTGCCTTCGCCACTGGGGGCTGGTCTACATTTGCGTTTCCGTACATGGTCCTTTTTGTTTCTGGAGAGTAAATTCCTGGAGCAATTGCTAAGCCTGCCTGCTGTCACCTGGCTGACAGGGAGGCCCGCCCCCTTCTCTCAGCAGCCTGGGGCCCAGGCCCGGGCCACCATGGCGCTGCCTTCGGGCCCAGCCGCCCTCCGGCACACACTGCTGCTCCTGCCAGCCCTTCTGAGCTCAG GTTGTGGGGAGTTGGAGCCACAAATAGATGGTCAGACCTGGGCTGAGCGGGCACTTCGGGAGAATGAACGCCACGCCTTCACCTGCCGGGTGGCAGGGGGGCCTGGCACCCCCAGATTGGCCTGGTATCTGGATGGACAGCTGCAGGAGGCCAACACCTCAAGACTGCTGAGCGTGGGAGGGGAGGCCTTCTCTGGAGGCACCAGCACCTTCACAGTCACAGCCCATCGGGCTCAGCATGAGCTCAACTGCTCCCTGCAGGACCCCAGCAGTGGCCGATCAGCCAACGCCTCTGTCATCCTCAATGTGCAAT GGCTTCTGGCTACCCGGGTGGAAGTGCCACTGCTGGGCATTGTTGTGGCTGCTGGgcttgccctgggcaccctcGTGGGGTTCAGCACCTTGGTGGCCTGCCTGGTctgcagaaaagagaagaaaaccaaaG GCCCCTCCCGGCGCCCATCTCTGATATCAAG TGACTCCAACAACCTAAAACTCAACAACGTGCGCCTGCCACGGGAGAACATGTCCCTACCGTCCAACCTTCAGCTCAATGACCTCACTCCAGATTCCAGAG CAGTGAAACCAGCAGACCGGCAGATGGCTCAGAACAACAGCCGGCCAGAGCTTCTGGACCCAGAGCCCGGCGGCCTCCTCACCAGCCGAG GTTTCATCCGCCTCCCAATGCTGGGCTATATCTATCGAGTGTCCAGCGTGAGCAGTGATGAGATCTGGCTCTGA
- the TMEM25 gene encoding transmembrane protein 25 isoform X17: protein MGLGERRSLWGRGAWSMSVCECACVQGVVARMLVASAYLRVCACLYCSLESVLGSAPAGCPCVCWVVLCLWALPFVSVPSPLGAGLHLRFRTWSFLFLESKFLEQLLSLPAVTWLTGRPAPFSQQPGAQARATMALPSGPAALRHTLLLLPALLSSGCGELEPQIDGQTWAERALRENERHAFTCRVAGGPGTPRLAWYLDGQLQEANTSRLLSVGGEAFSGGTSTFTVTAHRAQHELNCSLQDPSSGRSANASVILNVQCPSRRPSLISSDSNNLKLNNVRLPRENMSLPSNLQLNDLTPDSRAVKPADRQMAQNNSRPELLDPEPGGLLTSRGFIRLPMLGYIYRVSSVSSDEIWL from the exons ATGGGATTAGGAGAAAGACGATCCCTTTGGGGGAGGGGCGCGTGgagtatgagtgtgtgtgagtgtgcgtgtgtgcaaGGTGTGGTTGCACGGATGCTCGTTGCTTCTGCGTATCTGCGGGTGTGTGCCTGTTTGTACTGTAGCCTGGAGTCAGTGCTCGGTTCTGCGCCTGCAGGATGCCCATGTGTCTGCTGGGTGGTTCTGTGCCTTTGGGCTTTGCCGTTCGTGTCCGTGCCTTCGCCACTGGGGGCTGGTCTACATTTGCGTTTCCGTACATGGTCCTTTTTGTTTCTGGAGAGTAAATTCCTGGAGCAATTGCTAAGCCTGCCTGCTGTCACCTGGCTGACAGGGAGGCCCGCCCCCTTCTCTCAGCAGCCTGGGGCCCAGGCCCGGGCCACCATGGCGCTGCCTTCGGGCCCAGCCGCCCTCCGGCACACACTGCTGCTCCTGCCAGCCCTTCTGAGCTCAG GTTGTGGGGAGTTGGAGCCACAAATAGATGGTCAGACCTGGGCTGAGCGGGCACTTCGGGAGAATGAACGCCACGCCTTCACCTGCCGGGTGGCAGGGGGGCCTGGCACCCCCAGATTGGCCTGGTATCTGGATGGACAGCTGCAGGAGGCCAACACCTCAAGACTGCTGAGCGTGGGAGGGGAGGCCTTCTCTGGAGGCACCAGCACCTTCACAGTCACAGCCCATCGGGCTCAGCATGAGCTCAACTGCTCCCTGCAGGACCCCAGCAGTGGCCGATCAGCCAACGCCTCTGTCATCCTCAATGTGCAAT GCCCCTCCCGGCGCCCATCTCTGATATCAAG TGACTCCAACAACCTAAAACTCAACAACGTGCGCCTGCCACGGGAGAACATGTCCCTACCGTCCAACCTTCAGCTCAATGACCTCACTCCAGATTCCAGAG CAGTGAAACCAGCAGACCGGCAGATGGCTCAGAACAACAGCCGGCCAGAGCTTCTGGACCCAGAGCCCGGCGGCCTCCTCACCAGCCGAG GTTTCATCCGCCTCCCAATGCTGGGCTATATCTATCGAGTGTCCAGCGTGAGCAGTGATGAGATCTGGCTCTGA